The nucleotide sequence TGCGATTAGGTTGTTATCGATGCGAATAACTATAACTCACATTTTCATCTTGCATTTCCAAGATTATGGGTTTTATAAAACATCTGAATGATCGAAACATTTTTCCGCAGATTCGTCAAGTAAATTTCCATGTCTCTCAGAACAATATCGTGTTTGTCGGGATTTTCGCTTGTACTCAATGCAGACAAAAGTTGCAAGCGTGTGGGAACCATGCGAGAAAGAATCTGTGATATTAggataaaaataattgaaaaagttAGACTTTCGTTCGCGACCGAGTTGCATAATTTTTCATGGTAAAAATTGTCTCGAGAGTAATATCGAGTGCGCACTTACATCGAAAAGCTGTTGCGCCATCCAACCGTGGTACGGTTCTAGAGCCTCCTTGTAAGATTTTTTAAGAAACGCTACCAAATCTTCCGTCGGCGAATCTGTTTTACCGTCTTCgacaattttttcgaaaaatagtaaaatcatgtgtaatCCTCTGGAATAGGTACGTTAAGATTTTGATCGGATCGAATCGATGTACGTTTCTTTTTCGGGgaaaatgcaaagtagaatagCGCGTACCTAGTCAGCCATAACAGAGCATCCATAGCGATTAACTTGGTTTCGGTAGCTTTTTCAAATAGAATCATGTCCTGCAAGGTTACATTTTGTTCCATATTAGTCGCGTACCGAGCTGTGAGTTTCTGCAATTAGATTGGAAGAAATTACAGAGAAATCGGACGATCTTACAATCGGTGGTAGTTTGTTGCGAAATCTGTGCGAGCAGAGAGCGTTCTAATTTTCTGTCGTATTCATATTCGTTTCCGAATGTCTAAAATTCGCCAGAACTTACATCGATATTGCCTTGAATATCATATTTGACGGGAGCAAAGACTTTGCCGAGTTTATCTGAAACattaatcgatcgatcgactcGTTATGGTTCCAGCGTAATTGATTCGTGACTTTTTGTG is from Megalopta genalis isolate 19385.01 chromosome 4, iyMegGena1_principal, whole genome shotgun sequence and encodes:
- the LOC117227949 gene encoding pleckstrin homology domain-containing family A member 8, which encodes MLSTVSSTTGTTDAVDGEIKILFPEIVQQKINTVEFLAAARGVARIVDKLGKVFAPVKYDIQGNIDKLTARYATNMEQNVTLQDMILFEKATETKLIAMDALLWLTRGLHMILLFFEKIVEDGKTDSPTEDLVAFLKKSYKEALEPYHGWMAQQLFDILSRMVPTRLQLLSALSTSENPDKHDIVLRDMEIYLTNLRKNVSIIQMFYKTHNLGNAR